CGCCTGGCTGTAGCGCAGCACGTTCGACTCGAGGTAGGCCTGTAGCGTCTGCAGGCGCTTGAGCTTGACCTCGTGCGGCGTGTCGTCGGCCAGCGAGGCGGCCGGCGTGCCGGGGCGCGCGCTGAAGATGAAGCTGAACGAGGCGTCGAACTCGAGGTCGGTGGCCAGCTTCATCAGCTTGTCGAAGTCGTCGTCGGTCTCGCCGGGGAAGCCCACGATGAAGTCGGTCGACAGGCTGATGTTCGGTCGCACCGCACGCAGCTTGCGGATCGTGCTCTTGTACTCGAGCGCCGTGTAGCCGCGCTTCATGGCCATCAGGATGCGGTCGGAGCCGTGCTGGACGGGCAGGTGCACGTGGTTCACCAGCTTGTCGGTCTTGCCATAGACGTCGATCAGACGCTGGCTGAACTCGTTGGGGTGGCTGGTGGTGTAACGGATGCGCTCGATGCCGGGGATCTCGGCCACGTACTCGAGCAGCATGGCGAAGTCGGCGATCTCGGCGGTGTCGCCCATCTTGCCGCGGTAGCCATTGACGTTCTGACCCAGCAGCGTCACTTCCTTGACACCCTGGTCGGCCAGGTCGGCCACCTCGGTCAGCACGTCGTCGAACGGGCGTGACACCTCTTCACCGCGGGTGTAGGGCACCACGCAGTAGCTGCAGTACTTCGAGCAGCCTTCCATGATGGACACGAAGGCCGAGGCGCCTTCCTTGCGCGGCGGCGGCAGGTGGTCGAACTTCTCGATCTCGGGGAAGCTGATGTCGACCTGCGGGCGCTTGGCCTGCTGGCGCTGGGCGAGCATCTGCGGCAGGCGGTGCAGCGTCTGCGGGCCGAAGACCACGTCCACGTACGGTGCACGCTCGATGATGGCGGCGCCTTCCTGGCTGGCCACGCAACCCCCCACGCCGATCATCACGCCCTTTTCCTTCAGGTGCTTGACGCGGCCGAGGTCGGAAAACACCTTCTCCTGCGCCTTCTCGCGGATCGAGCAGGTGTTGAAGAGGATGAGGTCGGCCTCTTCCGGGTTGTCGGTGGGCTCGTAGCCCTGGGCCGCGTTCATGACGTCGGACATCTTGCCCGAGTCGTATTCGTTCATCTGGCAGCCGTAGGTCTTGATGTAGACCTTGCGGGCCGCGGTGTTCGTGGGGGTGTCGCTCATGGTGTCGGTCTTCAGGGCTTGGTCCAGCGCAGGGCGATCGGGTCGTAGGCCCAGCTTGCGGCTTCCAGGGGCGTGGTGGGCCACAGCGCACTGGCTTCGGTGTCCGTCAGCACCCAGATCTCCTTGAGCAGGCCCGTGCCGGTCTCAAGCCGGTAGTTGACCTTGCCGCTGAAGCCGCCGATTTCACCGCTGAGCATCAGCATGTTGTTGCTGCCGCGGATGCGCACGCCGGGGGCAAGGCGGATGGGCTGCTTGTTGAGCGTGGCCTCGGGCGGCACGCCGACCACGAGTGCGCCGCGCAGGGTGTCGGTGGGCAGCACGCGAGCCAGTTGGGTGACTTGGGCCAGCGCCGGGGCGGCCAGACAGGACAGCATCAAGGCGAGCACCGGAGCGGCGCGCCGAGGGGCGTCCGTCAGAGAACAGCGGGGCATGGTGTTGATCCAGGGGCTGTGGACGAAGCCTGCCATTCTACCGGCCAGGACCCTTCGGTGGGTTCAGCAGGCGTTCAGCGCCGCCAGCCGCTCGGGCGTACCCACATCGGTCCAGTCGCCTTCCAGCCAGCGGGCGCTGAGTCGGCCCGCGTCGATCGCGCGCTCCAGGCTGGGCCGTAGGGCCGCCTTGTCGCCCACGCGCACGCCGTCGACGATGGCCGGGCGGTACAGGCCGATGGTCGAGTAGGTGCCGGTGCGGGCGCCAGCGGGGGCCGCGTCCTTGCGCCGCACGCGCTGATCGCCATCGACCGCAAAGTCGCCTTGCGGCACATGGGGCGGGTTGGGCACCAGCCAGATGCGCCCCCAGTCGTCGCCGGCGCGGAAGGCCTCGGCCTCGTCGGCGTCGAAGCGGAAGCCGGGCACGAAGACGTCACCCGCCAGCACCCAGAACGCGTCGCCCAGCAGTGGCAGGGCCTTGGCGATGCCGCCAGCCGTTTCCAGCGCGCCACCGTGGTCGCGCTCTTCGTGGCTGTAGGTGATCCGCAGACCCCAGCGACTGCCATCGCCCAACGCGGGCTCGAACTGGCCTTCCAGGTAGGCGGTGTTGATCACCACGTCACGCACGCCGTCGCGGGCCAGGGCCTGAAGGTGCCAGGCAATCAGCGGCTGGCCGCGCACGGCCAGCAAAGGCTTGGGGGTGGTGTCGGTCAGCGGGCGCATGCGCTCGCCACGGCCAGCGGCCAGGATCAGGGCGGGAAGCTGAGGCATGGCCTCGATTGTCGGGCAAGCCGGGTGACAAGGCCTCTTGCATCCGGGTGGTCAGTGTCCTTTCAGTTTGCTTGCCATTCTGTCAGCCAAGGTGTCGCGTGTTAACCCGGGTCGGCACGCGACCGTCTGTCACGAATGTGACAAAAGACCAGTGCTGACAGGCACTTGGCGCACTCGGCACGGCGTGGCACGGGCGGCGTTCAGGCAGGCACGGGTCTTGAGAACAGACATCCCCGACCGTCTGGAGACGGAGAGGGCCGAGGCCGCGCACCCAGGGGGGTGTGCCGCGCCGATGACACCCCACACAACCGGAGACACCGCGCGATGGAAACGTTCTATGAAGTGATGCGACGCCAGGGCATTTCGCGCCGCAGTTTTCTGAAGTACTGCTCCCTGACCGCGACCTCGCTCGGCCTGGGCCCGGCCTTCGTGCCGCAGATTGCCCACGCCATGGAAACCAAGCCGCGCACGCCCGTGCTGTGGCTGCACGGGCTGGAGTGCACGTGCTGTTCCGAGAGCTTCATCCGCTCGGCCCACCCGCTGGCCAAGGATGTCGTGCTCTCGATGATCTCGCTCGACTACGACGACACGCTGATGGCCGCTGCCGGTCACCAGGCCGAGGCCATCCTCGAAGAGGTCATGACCAAGTACAAGGGCAACTACATCCTGGCCGTGGAAGGCAACCCGCCGCTGAACCAGGATGGCATGAGCTGCATCATCGGCGGCCGGCCCTTCCTGGACCAGCTCAAGCACGTGGCCAAGGACGCCAAGGCCATCATCAGCTGGGGCTCGTGCGCCAGCTGGGGCTGCGTGCAGGCCGCCAAGCCGAACCCGACGCAGGCCGTGCCCGTGCACAAGGTGATCACCGACAAGCCCATCATCAAGGTGCCGGGCTGCCCGCCGATCGCCGAGGTGATGACCGGTGTCATCACCTACATGCTGACCTTCGACCGCATCCCCGAGCTCGACCGCCAGGGCCGCCCGAAGATGTTCTACAGCCAGCGCATTCACGACAAGTGCTACCGCCGTCCGCACTTCGACGCTGGCCAGTTCGTGGAGTCGTTCGACGACGAGTTCGCGCGCCAGGGCTACTGCCTCTACAAGGTCGGCTGCAAGGGCCCGACCACGTACAACGCCTGCTCGACCGTGATGTGGAACGAGGGCACGAGCTTCCCGATCAAGTCGGGCCACGGCTGCA
This is a stretch of genomic DNA from Aquabacterium olei. It encodes these proteins:
- the miaB gene encoding tRNA (N6-isopentenyl adenosine(37)-C2)-methylthiotransferase MiaB; this encodes MSDTPTNTAARKVYIKTYGCQMNEYDSGKMSDVMNAAQGYEPTDNPEEADLILFNTCSIREKAQEKVFSDLGRVKHLKEKGVMIGVGGCVASQEGAAIIERAPYVDVVFGPQTLHRLPQMLAQRQQAKRPQVDISFPEIEKFDHLPPPRKEGASAFVSIMEGCSKYCSYCVVPYTRGEEVSRPFDDVLTEVADLADQGVKEVTLLGQNVNGYRGKMGDTAEIADFAMLLEYVAEIPGIERIRYTTSHPNEFSQRLIDVYGKTDKLVNHVHLPVQHGSDRILMAMKRGYTALEYKSTIRKLRAVRPNISLSTDFIVGFPGETDDDFDKLMKLATDLEFDASFSFIFSARPGTPAASLADDTPHEVKLKRLQTLQAYLESNVLRYSQALVGTRQKILVEGPSRKDPAELMGRTECNRIVNFAAGPTQALRDRLVGQLIDVTITTAYPHSLRGELLLA
- the murU gene encoding N-acetylmuramate alpha-1-phosphate uridylyltransferase MurU, with the protein product MPQLPALILAAGRGERMRPLTDTTPKPLLAVRGQPLIAWHLQALARDGVRDVVINTAYLEGQFEPALGDGSRWGLRITYSHEERDHGGALETAGGIAKALPLLGDAFWVLAGDVFVPGFRFDADEAEAFRAGDDWGRIWLVPNPPHVPQGDFAVDGDQRVRRKDAAPAGARTGTYSTIGLYRPAIVDGVRVGDKAALRPSLERAIDAGRLSARWLEGDWTDVGTPERLAALNAC
- a CDS encoding hydrogenase small subunit — its product is METFYEVMRRQGISRRSFLKYCSLTATSLGLGPAFVPQIAHAMETKPRTPVLWLHGLECTCCSESFIRSAHPLAKDVVLSMISLDYDDTLMAAAGHQAEAILEEVMTKYKGNYILAVEGNPPLNQDGMSCIIGGRPFLDQLKHVAKDAKAIISWGSCASWGCVQAAKPNPTQAVPVHKVITDKPIIKVPGCPPIAEVMTGVITYMLTFDRIPELDRQGRPKMFYSQRIHDKCYRRPHFDAGQFVESFDDEFARQGYCLYKVGCKGPTTYNACSTVMWNEGTSFPIKSGHGCIGCSEDGFWDKGSFYDRLTTVHQFGIEGTADQIGGGAAAVVGAGVAAHAAVSAIKRAAQGNGANTSNNSHS